One window of Dechloromonas sp. ZY10 genomic DNA carries:
- a CDS encoding NAD(P)H-dependent oxidoreductase subunit E: MMMQANDRQSEAVAGVVDRVVAHYRGDPSCMVQILREIQEARGWIEPAAIDRLQTVLAVPRTKIEGVAGFYSFFHTRPVGRYRLLFSDNITDRMQGSAALLERLCSALWIEPGKVSEDGLVSVDRTSCTGLCDQGPGLLVNLRAIGRLTVERIDRIVELVRDEVPLADWPAEFFVIEDNIRRADILLATPFAPGDALRAAQARVPSDGLAAANLRSWREGLPTGLGGPAAMLDEIKRANLRGRGGAGFMTGLKWEACRNAPLKAGQQRFVVCNADEGEPGTFKDRVLLTTRADLVFEGMTVAAYAIGAQRGFLYLRGEYRYLLDDLNAVLERRRRDGLLGSDIGGIPGADFEIEIHVGAGAYVCGEESALIESLEGKRGTPRNRPPFPVTNGYLDQPTVVNNVETFAAAALIALKGGDWYAAIGTRHSAGTKLLSVAGNCSRPGIYEYPFGVSIRQVLADCGATDPQAVQVSGPSGVCLGDAEFDRCIGFEDIPTAGAFTVFDRSRDMFEVARNYVHFFQHESCGFCTPCRVGTSLLKNLMDKLHQGCGSPYDFGEIEKLNQLLQTMSHCGLGHTACNPVLDTIARFRPAYERRMRQQEFAPAFDLDRALAAARQMTGRDDAGAHFLDQEA, translated from the coding sequence TCGACCGGGTGGTGGCGCATTACCGTGGCGATCCGAGTTGCATGGTCCAGATTCTGCGCGAAATTCAGGAGGCGCGGGGCTGGATTGAGCCTGCGGCGATTGACCGGTTGCAGACGGTGCTGGCGGTGCCGCGCACCAAGATCGAGGGCGTCGCCGGGTTCTATTCCTTTTTCCACACCCGGCCGGTGGGTCGCTACCGGCTGCTCTTCTCCGACAACATCACCGACCGCATGCAAGGCTCGGCGGCGTTGCTCGAACGCCTCTGTTCGGCGCTGTGGATCGAGCCGGGCAAGGTTTCCGAGGACGGGCTGGTCAGCGTCGACCGCACTTCCTGCACCGGTTTGTGCGATCAAGGGCCGGGCCTGCTGGTCAATTTGCGTGCCATCGGCCGGTTGACCGTGGAACGCATCGACCGCATCGTCGAACTGGTGCGTGACGAGGTGCCGCTGGCCGACTGGCCGGCGGAGTTCTTCGTGATCGAGGACAACATCCGCCGCGCCGATATCTTGCTCGCCACCCCCTTTGCTCCTGGCGATGCCTTGCGTGCGGCGCAGGCGCGGGTACCCAGCGACGGCCTCGCCGCCGCCAACCTGCGCTCCTGGCGCGAAGGCTTGCCGACTGGACTCGGCGGCCCGGCGGCGATGCTCGACGAAATCAAGCGCGCCAACCTGCGTGGGCGCGGCGGCGCCGGCTTCATGACCGGGCTCAAGTGGGAGGCTTGTCGCAACGCGCCGCTCAAGGCTGGGCAGCAGCGTTTCGTGGTCTGCAATGCCGACGAGGGCGAGCCCGGCACCTTCAAGGACCGGGTGTTGCTGACCACACGCGCCGATCTGGTATTCGAGGGGATGACCGTCGCCGCCTACGCCATCGGCGCCCAGCGCGGCTTTCTCTACCTGCGCGGCGAATATCGCTACCTGCTCGACGACCTCAACGCGGTGCTTGAACGCCGCCGTCGCGACGGCCTGCTTGGCAGTGACATCGGGGGGATCCCCGGTGCCGATTTCGAGATCGAAATTCATGTTGGAGCAGGGGCCTACGTCTGTGGCGAAGAGTCGGCGCTGATCGAGTCGCTCGAAGGCAAGCGCGGCACGCCGCGCAACCGTCCGCCCTTCCCGGTGACCAACGGCTATCTCGACCAGCCGACGGTAGTCAATAACGTCGAAACCTTCGCCGCCGCAGCCCTGATCGCGCTAAAAGGCGGTGACTGGTACGCGGCCATCGGCACTCGTCATTCGGCCGGGACCAAGCTTCTGTCGGTGGCCGGCAATTGTTCCCGACCCGGCATCTACGAATATCCTTTCGGCGTCAGTATCCGTCAGGTGCTGGCCGACTGCGGTGCGACCGATCCGCAGGCGGTGCAGGTCAGCGGTCCCTCCGGGGTCTGCCTCGGTGATGCCGAGTTCGACCGCTGCATCGGCTTCGAGGACATTCCTACTGCCGGCGCCTTCACCGTCTTCGACCGGAGCCGCGACATGTTCGAGGTGGCGCGCAATTACGTACATTTCTTCCAGCACGAGAGTTGTGGCTTCTGCACTCCGTGCCGGGTTGGTACCTCGCTGTTGAAGAACCTGATGGACAAACTGCACCAGGGCTGCGGCTCGCCCTACGATTTCGGCGAAATCGAAAAGCTCAACCAGTTGCTGCAGACGATGAGCCATTGTGGCCTCGGCCATACCGCCTGCAACCCGGTGCTCGACACCATCGCCCGCTTCCGCCCGGCCTACGAGCGGCGGATGCGGCAGCAGGAGTTCGCCCCTGCCTTCGACCTTGACCGGGCGCTGGCGGCGGCGCGGCAGATGACCGGGCGCGACGATGCCGGCGCGCACTTCCTCGATCAGGAGGCATGA
- a CDS encoding 2Fe-2S iron-sulfur cluster-binding protein: MSQTFTLDGLSIPFTEGETIIQAATRAGVFIPHLCYHPEFKPHGSCKLCTVKVNGRHTASCTLRAAAGMVVENNTEELNAERRALTQMLFVEGNHFCPSCEKSGHCQLQATAYHLGMMSPHYDHFFPDRPVDASHPEVLLDFNRCILCSLCVRASRDVDGKNVFALSGRGIRTQLIVNAKSGRLADTDFTVDDKAAHICPVGVILKKRRGFAVPIGERPYDRAPLSETALAEAVSAREEGA; encoded by the coding sequence ATGAGCCAGACCTTCACCCTCGACGGACTGAGTATTCCCTTTACCGAAGGCGAAACCATCATCCAGGCGGCGACGCGGGCCGGCGTCTTCATTCCGCACCTGTGCTACCACCCGGAGTTCAAGCCGCACGGTTCGTGCAAGCTGTGCACGGTCAAGGTCAATGGCCGCCATACCGCGTCGTGCACCTTGCGCGCCGCCGCCGGCATGGTGGTCGAGAACAATACCGAGGAACTCAACGCCGAGCGGCGGGCGCTGACCCAGATGCTGTTCGTCGAAGGCAACCATTTCTGCCCCTCGTGCGAAAAGAGCGGCCACTGCCAGTTGCAGGCCACCGCCTACCACCTCGGGATGATGAGTCCGCACTACGACCACTTTTTCCCCGACCGGCCGGTCGACGCCTCGCACCCGGAGGTGCTGCTCGATTTCAACCGCTGCATCCTTTGCTCGCTGTGCGTGCGCGCCAGCCGCGACGTCGATGGCAAGAACGTGTTCGCGCTGTCCGGGCGCGGAATCCGCACCCAGCTGATCGTCAATGCCAAGTCCGGCCGGCTGGCCGACACCGATTTCACGGTCGACGACAAGGCGGCGCACATTTGCCCGGTCGGCGTGATCCTGAAAAAGCGTCGCGGCTTCGCTGTGCCGATCGGCGAGCGACCGTACGACCGTGCCCCCTTGTCTGAAACCGCACTGGCCGAGGCTGTTTCGGCCCGGGAGGAGGGCGCATGA
- a CDS encoding NADP oxidoreductase, with protein sequence MNTTAPRKLKVATTSLAGCFGCHMSFLDIDERLFALLEHIEFDRSPLTDIKSVSPDCDIGIVEGGLCNAENVHVLREFRKQCKVLIAIGACAINGGLPAQRNHLPLPVILEEVYHTSPGLANGLIPNDPELPLPLNQVHPIHEVVKVDYFIPGCPPSGDAIWKVLSDLLAGREPELGHGLLHYD encoded by the coding sequence ATGAACACCACCGCACCGCGCAAACTCAAGGTTGCAACCACCTCGCTGGCTGGCTGTTTTGGCTGCCACATGTCCTTCCTCGACATCGACGAGCGCTTGTTCGCGCTGCTCGAACACATCGAATTCGACCGCTCGCCGCTGACCGACATCAAGAGCGTGAGCCCGGATTGCGATATCGGGATCGTCGAGGGCGGGCTGTGCAATGCCGAAAACGTGCACGTCCTGCGCGAGTTCCGCAAGCAGTGCAAGGTGTTGATTGCCATCGGTGCCTGCGCGATCAACGGCGGCCTGCCGGCGCAGCGCAACCATCTGCCGCTGCCGGTGATCCTCGAAGAGGTCTATCACACCAGCCCCGGCCTGGCCAACGGCCTGATCCCGAACGACCCGGAACTGCCGCTGCCGCTCAACCAGGTGCACCCGATCCATGAAGTGGTCAAGGTCGATTACTTCATCCCCGGTTGTCCGCCGTCCGGCGACGCGATCTGGAAGGTGCTGAGCGACCTGCTGGCCGGCCGCGAGCCCGAGCTGGGGCACGGCCTGCTGCACTATGACTAG